A genomic region of Sarcophilus harrisii chromosome 6, mSarHar1.11, whole genome shotgun sequence contains the following coding sequences:
- the DUSP4 gene encoding LOW QUALITY PROTEIN: dual specificity protein phosphatase 4 (The sequence of the model RefSeq protein was modified relative to this genomic sequence to represent the inferred CDS: deleted 1 base in 1 codon): MVTAGELRELEGSALRRLLSRDERERAGGSGVGPGGGTCLLLDCRPFLAHSTGSIAGALPVRCHTIARRRAPDGPARLEQLLPAADGPDAEARSRRLRAGLYGAVVLYDQRSRRAAEALRAPDGALAWVVRALRGAVPRAPAPLYLLRGGYEKFSSEYPEFCSQAKSLATVSSPIPTTVPEPPDLGSSSCGTPLHDQGGPVEILPFLYLGSAQHAARRDTLDALGITALLNVSLDCPNHFEAHYQYKCIPVEDNHKADIGSWFMDAIEFIDSVQARQGRVLVHCQAGISRSATICLAYLMMKKKVRLEAAFEFVKQRRSIISPNFSFMGQLLQFESQVLATSCAAEAASPSVTVARGEPAKTSPSASQLVFSFPVSAPSSLPYLPSPITTSPSC; the protein is encoded by the exons ATGGTGACGGCCGGAGAGCTCCGGGAGCTGGAGGGGAGCGCGCTGCGGCGGCTCCTGAGCCGGGACGAGCGCGAGCGCGCCGGCGGCTCGGGCGTCGGGCCGGGCGGGGGCACGTGCCTGCTGCTGGACTGCCGGCCCTTCCTGGCCCACAGCACGGGCAGCATC GCGGGCGCGCTCCCGGTGCGCTGCCACACGATCGCGCGCCGGCGCGCGCCTGACGGCCCGGCCCGCCTGGAGCAGCTGCTGCCGGCCGCCGACGGGCCCGACGCCGAGGCCCGGAGCCGCCGCCTGCGCGCCGGCCTCTACGGGGCGGTGGTGCTGTACGACCAGCGCAGCCGGCGCGCCGCCGAGGCCCTGCGCGCTCCCGACGGCGCTCTGGCCTGGGTGGTGCGCGCGCTGCGAGGGGCCGTGCCGCGCGCGCCCGCCCCCCTCTACCTGCTTCGAG GTGGTTATGAGAAGTTTTCCTCTGAGTACCCAGAATTCTGTTCCCAAGCCAAGTCCCTGGCCACCgtttcttcccccatccccaccacTGTCCCAGAGCCTCCTGACCTGGGCTCCAGCTCCTGCGGCACCCCGCTGCATGACCAG GGCGGGCCCGTGGagatccttcccttcctctacctGGGCAGTGCCCAGCACGCAGCCCGGAGGGACACGCTGGATGCCCTGGGGATCACTGCACTGCTGAATGTGTCCTTGGACTGCCCGAACCACTTCGAGGCCCATTACCAGTACAAGTGCATCCCCGTGGAAGATAATCACAAGGCAGACATTGGTTCCTGGTTCATGGACGCCATCGAGTTCATTG aCTCGGTCCAAGCCCGCCAGGGGCGGGTGCTGGTGCACTGCCAGGCTGGGATCTCGCGCTCGGCCACCATCTGCCTAGCCTAtctgatgatgaagaagaaggtGCGGTTGGAGGCGGCCTTCGAGTTTGTCAAGCAGCGTCGAAGCATCATCTCGCCCAATTTCAGCTTCATGGGGCAGCTGCTGCAGTTCGAGTCCCAGGTGCTGGCCACGTCCTGCGCCGCCGAGGCCGCCAGCCCCTCGGTGACAGTGGCTCGGGGGGAGCCGGCCAAGACCTCCCCCTCTGCGTCCCAGCTTGTCTTCAGCTTCCCCGTCTCAGCCCCCAGCAGCCTCCCCTATCTCCCCAGTCCCATCACCACTTCCCCCAGCTGCTAG